The DNA window CGCACTTTGACGATATCATCGGCATCGACCTTCTTGCCGGCGATACGCATCGGCTCGTGGCGAACTTTGATGGCAGGGTCAAGCTTGGTCATGTGAGTCTTCCCGGTGCTCAGTGAGCAACATTGATTTTTGTCGGCTAGGCCATCGCGTCTCATCAATAGCTTCCCCCACTCCGTCGCCGCTTCGCGGCGCCACCACCCTCCGGAGGGAGAGGAAGGGAGCCAAGGCTGGCAAGCTCAGCGCCTTTCCTCTCCCCGTCGATCGGGGGAGAGGTGGCCCGAAGGGTCGGAGTGGGGGTCGACTAGCGTAATCACCTACTGGCCACCCAACTCAACCCTCACGCCAGCGCCGCCGCCATCGTCGCGTAGTAGAAAGCGTCGAAATTGCGCAGCGTCGGCTCGTTCGGCAGGTCGGGCAGTAAGCGGTTGACGATGAACGGCACCTCCTGCTCGGTCAGCCCGCCATGCGAGCGAAGCGGCTCGTTGAGGGCCGCCAGATCGTGGCGATGCTCCGACGTGCCAATCGTCTTGTTCTCGGTCGAGATCAGCACGATGTCGCCGATCCTGTCGGCAGGAAGCTCGAAGCGCTCGCAGGCGGTCGGGCTGTCAACGACCAGCATGATGCCGTCTGTCTTGGCGAGCCGCGTCATGATGCCGGCCTGGTCGGCGCCATCGGGCAGATAGGCGGTGGCGAAGGAACCGAGCGCGCCGTGGTGGACGACATAGGGGTCAGTGATCGGCAGGATGACACGGGCAGCGTCCTTGCCGAGCCACTCGTCGAGCAGGTCCTGGACATAGACCACATCTGGCGAACCGTCCGCCTTATGCTTGGGCTTCATGCCATGGTCGGCGGTGACGACGATCGCCGCGCCCAGCGCATCGAGCTCGGCCAGGTACTTGTCGAACATCTCGTAGAAGTCATTGGCCTGGGGCACGCCGGGCGCATATTTGTGCTGCACATAGTCGGTGGTGGTCAGGTACATGATATCAGGACGGAATTCCCTGAGCAGCCGGACGCCGGCGGCGAAGACGAATTCCGACAGCTCAGCCGAATAGACTTCAGGCACCGGCAGTCCGAAGTGCTTGGAGGCATTGTCGATGCCGTGCTCGGCCTTGGTGGTGGTGTCGGACTTTTCCGCCGAGAAGCACAGTGCGCGGCCCTCATCGAAAGCCAGTCCCTTGCCCAGCAACGCGCGCAGCTTGTCCTTGGCGGTGACCACGGCAACCCTGGCCCCGGCATCGTAGAAAGCCTGGAAAATGGTCGGCGCGCGCAGGAAGCGCGGGTCGTTCATCATCACTTCCTTGCCGGTCTCGCGCTCGTAGAGATAGTTGCCGCAAATGCCATGCACCGACGGCGGGCGACCTGTGGCGATCGACAGATTGTTGGGGTTGGTGAAGCTTGGAATGACCGAGTGCGCGAAGCGCACCGTGCCCTTCTGCTTGATCCTGACCAAAGCCGGCATCAGCCCGGCCTTGATCGCCTCGTCGAGATAGGCCGGCTCGCAGCCGTCAAGACAGATGGCGATCGCCGGCACACGTGGCCAGGCGTAGGTGCGACCGTTGACGGCGACGTTGATGGGAGACATCTGGTTCATCGAAAATCCTCGAAATCGGCCGCGTCAGGCGGCGAGTTTGGCGCGCTCGGCGATTGCCGCGGCGGGTGGGGCGGCGGTGTCGACGCCCATTTCCTTCAGAGACTGTGCCGCCGCCTCGACGACGCGGCGCATCACATGTTCGTCCATCTGGCCGATGCAGCCGACGCGGAAGGAATCCACGACCGTCAGCTTGCCCGGATAGATGATGAAGCCCTTGTCCTTCATCAGTTCGTAGAAACGATCGAAGGCGAAGTTGGCGTGGGCCGGATTGAAGAAGGTGACGATGATCGGCGACAGCCAACGGTCTTTCAGCAGAGTCTCGAAGCCAAGTTCGCGCATGCCGGCGACCATGACATCACGGTTCCTGGTGTAGCGGGCGCCACGGCCGGCGACGCCGCCTTCGGCCTCGTGCTGGCGCAGCGCTTCGAGAAAAGCGGCCACGACATGGGTCGGCGGGGTGTAGCGCCATTGGCCTGTCTTGTTCATGTGCGCCCACTGCGCATGGACATCGAGCGACAGCGAATGGCTGCGGCCCTTGGCTGCTTCAAGTTCGCTCTTGCGGGCGATGATGAAGCCGAAGCCTGGCACACCTTCGATGCATTTATTGGCGGAGGAAACCATCGCCTCGTAGCGGATCTCGTTGACGTCGAGCGCAACGGCGCCGAAGGCGCTCATGGAATCGACCAGCAGCTTGCGGCCCTTTGCATGGACCGCTTCGGCAATCTCGGCGACCGGGTTGAGGATGCCCGAGCTGGTCTCGCAATGGATGGCAATGACATGGGTGATGGCGGGGTCCGCATCGAGAGCGGCCGCCACCTCGTCGCCGCGTGGCGGCAGGTAGTCGCCCTTGTCGATCAGCGTATAGGCGCGGCCGAGATATTGCATGGTCTGCGCGGCGCGTAGGCCGTAGGCACCATTGGCCAGGACCAGAACCTTGCCGTCCCTGGGCACGAACGAGCCGAGCATCGCCTCCACGCAGAAGGAGCCGCTGCCCTGCATCGGCACGCAATCGAACTCGTCGTTCGCGTCACCGGTCAGTGCCAGCAGGCGGCGGCGCAAGTCTGATGTCATGGCACGGAAGTCGCCGTCCCAGGATCCCCAGTCGCGCAGCATGGCCTGCTTGACCGAATAGGCCGTGGTGAGCGGCCCCGGGGTCAACAGATACGGCTCGCCCAGCGCCGGCCTGGCCAGCGGCTCCGCGGCAAATTTCGTCTCGGCGAGCATGGTGTCCTCCGACAGATCGCTGCTTTTTGATGTGGCCTCATTCTTGGCCCGAACGACATATTTGTAAAATCGTTATTTTGTATCGAAGTATCGATTTAGGCGATGAGCTTCTTTGCCGGTTTCATGGAGCAATTCAGCCTTGCCACGCCACGGCGGACGCCATCTCGCCTGTCGCCTCACTGCCCCTTGCCAGCCGGCTCTCGAGCAGATCGCCGCTCTGCGTCAACAGGGGGTAGGCGACCGAAGCCATCAGCGAGTTGATTTCCTTCAGTGCCCTGACCGCCTCCAGATGGATGTCGCTGGTGTCGATGCTTTGCGGCATTCCCGACTGCAGGCGCTTGAGATGACGGTCATGGCTCATGCGTTCCAGCTTGCGCATCCTCTCCTTCTCGACGACGAGTTGCCGCGCCGAATCGAGATCGCTCGATACCAGCACGTTGAGCGCAAGCTGCATGTTGGCCATGACACGGTTATGAAGCCCGGCCAGTTCGCTCCAGCCATCGCGCGAAAAGCGCAGGTTCTTGTCACGCAATTCCTGGGTGAGCACGAGCAGGTTCTTGGCGACGATGTCGCCGGCGCGTTCGAGATTGATGGCGAAGTCGGTGAGTTCGATGCCGCGCTGGGCCTCGGCCGCGGTCATGCTGCCGCGATTGACCTCGGCAATGTAGAGCTTGATCTCGGTGTGGGCGCGGTTGACCTCGTCATCGAGCTTCTGCACCTGTCGGATCTGCTCGGCAGCGCCGGCATCGAAGAAATCCATCACCGGACGCAGCATCACCTCCACGACCTCGCCCATGCGCAGCAACTCGCGCGTCGCACTGGCCAAAGCAAGGCCCGGTGTGCGCATGACGCTGCGGTCGAGCGCGCTGGCACGACGCGACATGAGGTCCGTGTCCTCGCCTGCCTTTGCCGGCGGCTTGTCGGCGATCAGCAAGGTCACCAGCCGCTCCATCATGCCGGTGAAGGGCAGGCAGCAGACGACCAGTGCCAGATTGAAGGCGAGATGCAGATTGACCAGTTGCCGGCCTTCGGTTGCGCCGAACATATCCGTCGGAAACGCTACGGCCTGAAGCGCAAACAAGGCGGCGAGCGCCGCCGTGCCACGAAAGATCAGATTGCCGAGCGGGACACGACGCGCCGCGACGGCCTCGCCGCGCGTCAGCCACACCGCGATGAGCGCACCGCCGCAATTGGCGCCGAGGATGAAGAACAGACCGACCTCGACGGGCAAAACGCCTTGCGCGGCGAGTGTGACGAACAGCAGGACCGCCGCCACACTGGAATGGATCAGCCATGTGAACAGGGTCGCCGCGGCAAAGGCGGTGAAGTAGTCGGCGCGCAAATAGGAAATCACCAGCGGCAGCAATGTGCTCTGCCGCATTGGCGCGGTCGCCTCGCCGATCATATGCAGCGACAGCAGAACGAAGGCCACCCCCATCAGGATGCGCCCGCCTTGCCTGATGCCGCGCGCCTCGAACTTCAGGAACATCGCTCCGCCGACCAGGATCAACGCCGGCACCAGCCAGCTAAGGTCGAACGACAGCACCTGTACGACCAGCGCCGAACCGAGGTCGGCGCCAAGCAGGATGGGCAGCCCTGATGACACCGACACCATGCCGCTGGCGGCAAAGCCGGTCGTCAAGATGGCGACGGCGGTGGAGCTTTGCAGCAGTACCGCAAGCAGCGTGCCGACACCCGCCGACCTGATCCGGGCGCCCCGGGTTTGTCTCAACGCATCGCGCAGTACGGGGCCGCAGGCTCGCTCCACTCCGGTGCGCACCATGCGCACCGCCCAGAGCAGCAGCATGACGGCGCCCGCCAGATGCAGCAGGATGATGGAGAATTGCATGGCCGTGCCTCCGTCGCCAACGGCCGGCAGGGACGTCGACCCATCCTCAGGCTGATGGCGGGCTGAACATAAGTCAAATCGTTCGTTTCTATCTTTTAGTTAGTGTGCCTTATGCTAAGCT is part of the Mesorhizobium loti genome and encodes:
- a CDS encoding 2-aminoethylphosphonate--pyruvate transaminase, coding for MLAETKFAAEPLARPALGEPYLLTPGPLTTAYSVKQAMLRDWGSWDGDFRAMTSDLRRRLLALTGDANDEFDCVPMQGSGSFCVEAMLGSFVPRDGKVLVLANGAYGLRAAQTMQYLGRAYTLIDKGDYLPPRGDEVAAALDADPAITHVIAIHCETSSGILNPVAEIAEAVHAKGRKLLVDSMSAFGAVALDVNEIRYEAMVSSANKCIEGVPGFGFIIARKSELEAAKGRSHSLSLDVHAQWAHMNKTGQWRYTPPTHVVAAFLEALRQHEAEGGVAGRGARYTRNRDVMVAGMRELGFETLLKDRWLSPIIVTFFNPAHANFAFDRFYELMKDKGFIIYPGKLTVVDSFRVGCIGQMDEHVMRRVVEAAAQSLKEMGVDTAAPPAAAIAERAKLAA
- a CDS encoding Na/Pi cotransporter family protein, with protein sequence MQFSIILLHLAGAVMLLLWAVRMVRTGVERACGPVLRDALRQTRGARIRSAGVGTLLAVLLQSSTAVAILTTGFAASGMVSVSSGLPILLGADLGSALVVQVLSFDLSWLVPALILVGGAMFLKFEARGIRQGGRILMGVAFVLLSLHMIGEATAPMRQSTLLPLVISYLRADYFTAFAAATLFTWLIHSSVAAVLLFVTLAAQGVLPVEVGLFFILGANCGGALIAVWLTRGEAVAARRVPLGNLIFRGTAALAALFALQAVAFPTDMFGATEGRQLVNLHLAFNLALVVCCLPFTGMMERLVTLLIADKPPAKAGEDTDLMSRRASALDRSVMRTPGLALASATRELLRMGEVVEVMLRPVMDFFDAGAAEQIRQVQKLDDEVNRAHTEIKLYIAEVNRGSMTAAEAQRGIELTDFAINLERAGDIVAKNLLVLTQELRDKNLRFSRDGWSELAGLHNRVMANMQLALNVLVSSDLDSARQLVVEKERMRKLERMSHDRHLKRLQSGMPQSIDTSDIHLEAVRALKEINSLMASVAYPLLTQSGDLLESRLARGSEATGEMASAVAWQG
- the phnA gene encoding phosphonoacetate hydrolase — encoded protein: MNQMSPINVAVNGRTYAWPRVPAIAICLDGCEPAYLDEAIKAGLMPALVRIKQKGTVRFAHSVIPSFTNPNNLSIATGRPPSVHGICGNYLYERETGKEVMMNDPRFLRAPTIFQAFYDAGARVAVVTAKDKLRALLGKGLAFDEGRALCFSAEKSDTTTKAEHGIDNASKHFGLPVPEVYSAELSEFVFAAGVRLLREFRPDIMYLTTTDYVQHKYAPGVPQANDFYEMFDKYLAELDALGAAIVVTADHGMKPKHKADGSPDVVYVQDLLDEWLGKDAARVILPITDPYVVHHGALGSFATAYLPDGADQAGIMTRLAKTDGIMLVVDSPTACERFELPADRIGDIVLISTENKTIGTSEHRHDLAALNEPLRSHGGLTEQEVPFIVNRLLPDLPNEPTLRNFDAFYYATMAAALA